The proteins below are encoded in one region of Acidithiobacillus ferrooxidans ATCC 23270:
- a CDS encoding DUF4214 domain-containing protein has protein sequence MKAQSITKESHTEIDLHQILALPHEEFLPQVFCILLGRDPDPFGLLHYALRLNKKISRTQIVVEMRSSDEGIARARAAPCQELDALTRRYLLLKKLPLGRWRWHFLRRLEPRSVADNTFHWEQRATAYVQSAIITTVPKELDQRLNELQAEMERLRTDLHESGESLAPQVSPSAATPPLEQTLNPAARPFIPAHELPWTARSIYHQLLWQLSA, from the coding sequence ATGAAAGCGCAATCTATCACCAAAGAAAGCCATACAGAGATCGATCTTCATCAGATTCTGGCATTACCACATGAAGAATTTTTACCCCAGGTGTTTTGCATACTTTTGGGTCGTGATCCGGACCCATTTGGACTCCTGCATTATGCCTTGCGCCTCAATAAAAAAATAAGCAGGACACAGATTGTGGTCGAGATGCGCAGCTCCGACGAGGGAATAGCACGAGCGCGCGCCGCCCCTTGTCAAGAATTGGATGCCCTCACACGTCGTTATCTACTCCTCAAAAAACTGCCCCTAGGTCGGTGGCGCTGGCATTTTCTGCGCCGGTTAGAGCCGCGTAGTGTGGCAGACAATACATTCCATTGGGAGCAACGGGCAACTGCATACGTTCAATCGGCAATCATTACTACTGTGCCGAAGGAATTAGACCAGCGACTCAATGAATTGCAGGCGGAAATGGAAAGGCTGCGTACGGACTTACATGAGAGTGGGGAGTCTCTTGCGCCACAAGTGTCCCCCTCCGCAGCGACGCCCCCACTGGAGCAGACCTTGAACCCTGCCGCCCGTCCGTTCATACCCGCGCATGAACTACCTTGGACCGCTCGCAGTATATATCACCAACTTTTATGGCAACTTTCCGCGTAA